The sequence below is a genomic window from Haloferax mediterranei ATCC 33500.
CGGCACTGGCCGTTTTGAACGACGCGACTGCAGTCGGGACAGCGTTCGATGAGTCCGGAGCCGTCGCGTACTTCGAGGACGTTCCCGAGCACTTCCACGTCGAACATCCCGCCCGCGTCGACCGCCTCTCCGATTTTCAGTCGGGGCGCGGAGTCGGTCACGGAGACTGGTTCGTCGAGAACTTCGAGCGTCGTGAACTCCGAGAGGTTCACCTGCGGGACGCCGCGGAACTCACGGACGTACACGTCCGAAAGGCGCAGACTCGCGCCTTCTGTCACGTCCGGACGAGGTTGCCAGTCGGTGAAGGGGAGCCGACCGGTTTCGTCGGCGACGACGCCGGAGAGGATAGTCGTCTCGCCGTTTCGGCCGTCGATGGTCCGCGATTCGACTTCGAGAACGTGAACTTCGACGGTACGGCCGCGGTCACCGGCGGTGAGGTCGATAAGGTCTTCCTCGCCGCCGATTCGGTCGTCGTAGGGCGTCTCGACCGGCTCGGATTCGACGCCGACAGTCGACGATGCGCCGATGTTGAGTTCCGGTTTGCCGTCCCACTCGCGGACGCCGGCGTTTCCGATAGTCACGGAGTCGCCGGGTTCGAAGCCGAAGTCCTGCCACGCCGTGTAGGAAATGACGCCGGACTCGTCTGCGAGTTCACCTTCGTGGATAGTCTGCGCATCGCCCTGGTAGACGATAGACCGCGTGCCGACGGTGAGGACGCGGACCGTCACCGAGACGTTGCCGTCGTCAGGGTCGATATCGGCGATTTGCTTCGAGGACGGCGGGGCATCACTCCCCGAGGAGCCGCCGCCGTGTTTTCGGCG
It includes:
- a CDS encoding Single-stranded DNA binding protein, producing MEIDQHAEELASALGIDKEEVKSDLQNLLQYSVPLDEAKQSVRRKHGGGSSGSDAPPSSKQIADIDPDDGNVSVTVRVLTVGTRSIVYQGDAQTIHEGELADESGVISYTAWQDFGFEPGDSVTIGNAGVREWDGKPELNIGASSTVGVESEPVETPYDDRIGGEEDLIDLTAGDRGRTVEVHVLEVESRTIDGRNGETTILSGVVADETGRLPFTDWQPRPDVTEGASLRLSDVYVREFRGVPQVNLSEFTTLEVLDEPVSVTDSAPRLKIGEAVDAGGMFDVEVLGNVLEVRDGSGLIERCPDCSRVVQNGQCRQHGEVDGEDDMRVKAILDDGTGTLTAILDRDITEAIYGGTMADAMEAAREAMDKEVVADEIASKLVGREYRVRGNLSVDEYGANLEADEFEESDDDPAERAAALLTEVRA